One genomic segment of Rivularia sp. PCC 7116 includes these proteins:
- a CDS encoding tetratricopeptide repeat-containing serine protease family protein — protein MNRNLILLSSLFLLQFPTSPIKAAPPSIAQNSICQIERENEEYSTKELQTLANKITVKIIGDNNGGSGTLIGKQGNNYLVLTNSHVIQGVNSIKLQTADGKTYSAEIIPQKNFKNSDITLLKFQSSQSYCFAEVSTATPDINTNILAAGFSGSTGNIVFSEGEVKKTSNLKEGYEIGYSSNIEQGMSGGAILNSMGELVGINGKSAYPILNTGYVYQNGKRPSEAEITEMRKLSWGIPISTVLAWVDSDLLTAYKLPLPEGGAAIPEPEYTGWLGELEQKAKQFTVRIDSSSTANGSGIIIAKEGNTYTVLTSAHVLCESENGTPPCPGNIYEILAPDGDKYAADKSSIKIESGVDLAVVKFKSSENYEIATLADYNPNEGNYIFTAGYPKLKNDSPWRFTVGQIFDKDFGLTRTKQSDFQNYNFGKLQRASSLTGGYELVYTSITYGGMSGGPVLNWQGRVIGIHGRTEGTEGDFQIGYSLGIPVSTFLGVVPRLSVKPPNLENTRPPRLNAQKNKLIEKAILSVDVSKGNASASQWLERGNQLWRLRRNEEAVKAFDEAINQKPAFVHLAFYGKSLALAQQSKSREAIAALNQAVKLKSNFVAAWQTLSSFNSSIGELDKALIAIDKAIKLQPKNPNLYYEKSKVLTYLKQYKEAEIAIKQAIKLSPRALFYLNWGNLYKNNTNKKWDLALPHYNKAIQINPKSGIAYLTRGHFYYFQQKWDLALADFNKLIQINFADNIAYLRRGYIYSYQKKWDLALANFNKFIQMDRKFALAYQNRALVLIEIGNKQKAIQDLQKAAQLYKSKNNTTRYEQVINLLQQLQQ, from the coding sequence ATGAACCGCAACTTAATCCTTCTTTCCTCTCTATTCTTATTACAATTCCCCACCTCCCCCATCAAAGCCGCTCCTCCTTCCATAGCCCAAAATTCAATTTGCCAAATCGAACGAGAAAACGAAGAATATTCAACCAAAGAACTACAAACCCTTGCTAATAAAATCACAGTAAAAATCATCGGAGATAACAACGGTGGTTCGGGAACGCTAATCGGTAAACAAGGAAATAATTATTTAGTTTTAACCAATTCTCATGTAATTCAAGGTGTGAATTCGATTAAATTACAAACTGCTGACGGTAAAACTTATTCAGCAGAAATAATTCCGCAAAAAAACTTTAAAAATTCAGATATTACCCTATTAAAATTCCAAAGCAGTCAAAGTTATTGTTTCGCAGAAGTTTCTACAGCAACACCCGATATTAATACAAATATTTTGGCTGCGGGTTTTTCTGGTTCGACGGGAAATATTGTATTTAGTGAAGGGGAAGTTAAAAAGACTTCTAATTTAAAAGAAGGATACGAAATTGGTTATAGCAGCAACATCGAACAAGGAATGAGCGGTGGTGCAATTCTTAATTCGATGGGGGAACTTGTAGGGATCAATGGTAAAAGTGCTTATCCGATTTTAAATACAGGTTATGTTTATCAAAATGGTAAACGTCCGAGTGAAGCGGAAATTACAGAAATGAGAAAGTTGAGTTGGGGTATTCCGATTTCAACTGTTTTAGCATGGGTTGATAGTGATTTATTGACAGCTTATAAATTACCTTTACCAGAAGGTGGTGCTGCAATACCGGAACCGGAATATACAGGATGGTTAGGAGAATTAGAACAAAAAGCTAAACAATTTACGGTAAGAATTGATAGTAGTAGTACAGCGAATGGTTCGGGAATAATTATTGCTAAAGAAGGGAATACTTACACCGTTTTAACATCGGCTCATGTATTGTGCGAAAGTGAAAACGGGACACCGCCATGTCCTGGTAATATTTATGAAATATTAGCACCAGATGGCGATAAATATGCTGCAGATAAAAGCAGTATCAAAATTGAGTCAGGAGTTGATTTAGCGGTAGTTAAGTTTAAGAGTTCTGAGAATTATGAAATAGCGACTCTTGCTGATTATAATCCCAATGAAGGTAATTATATATTTACTGCGGGATATCCTAAATTAAAAAATGATTCACCTTGGCGGTTTACAGTAGGACAAATATTTGATAAAGATTTCGGGCTGACAAGAACTAAACAATCTGATTTTCAAAATTATAATTTTGGTAAATTACAAAGAGCTAGTTCTTTAACTGGAGGGTATGAGTTAGTTTACACCAGCATCACTTATGGTGGAATGAGTGGAGGTCCGGTTTTAAATTGGCAAGGAAGAGTAATTGGTATTCACGGACGTACTGAAGGAACTGAAGGAGATTTTCAGATAGGATATAGTTTAGGTATTCCTGTAAGTACCTTCTTAGGGGTAGTTCCGCGATTAAGTGTAAAACCGCCAAACTTAGAAAATACCCGACCACCACGACTGAACGCACAGAAAAACAAGTTAATCGAAAAAGCAATATTATCAGTTGATGTTTCTAAAGGAAATGCTTCTGCTTCCCAATGGTTAGAAAGAGGAAATCAACTTTGGCGGTTGCGTCGTAATGAAGAAGCAGTTAAAGCCTTTGATGAAGCCATTAACCAAAAACCAGCTTTTGTTCATTTAGCTTTCTATGGTAAGAGTTTAGCGTTAGCACAGCAGAGCAAAAGTAGAGAAGCTATTGCTGCATTAAATCAAGCTGTCAAATTAAAATCTAATTTTGTTGCTGCTTGGCAAACCTTAAGCTCATTTAATAGTTCTATAGGCGAGTTAGACAAAGCATTAATAGCAATAGACAAAGCAATTAAGCTTCAACCTAAAAACCCGAATCTCTATTACGAAAAATCAAAAGTTTTAACGTATTTAAAACAGTATAAAGAAGCTGAGATAGCAATTAAACAAGCAATTAAACTTAGTCCTCGTGCATTATTTTATCTCAATTGGGGAAATCTTTATAAAAACAATACTAACAAAAAATGGGATTTAGCGCTGCCTCATTATAACAAAGCTATTCAAATTAATCCTAAATCCGGTATTGCTTACCTTACTCGCGGACATTTTTACTATTTTCAACAAAAATGGGATTTAGCACTTGCTGATTTCAACAAACTTATTCAAATTAATTTTGCGGATAATATAGCTTACTTAAGGCGGGGATATATTTACTCTTACCAAAAGAAATGGGATTTAGCACTGGCTAATTTCAACAAATTTATTCAAATGGATCGCAAGTTTGCTTTAGCTTACCAAAATAGAGCATTAGTTCTAATTGAAATAGGAAATAAACAAAAAGCTATTCAAGATTTACAAAAAGCCGCCCAACTGTATAAATCTAAAAATAATACTACTAGATATGAACAAGTAATAAATCTATTACAACAATTACAACAATAA
- a CDS encoding COP23 domain-containing protein encodes MQRNFILNIGLSTLTTILVFTNNISPTFSQMIIGNLADTSTQEKAENSQQDAVKFLCKEIFDPASESNIPATVAWVPKRNGHVRLIGWKSEYFSSWSPEKRCASVTKNFQKYYDEGRLDYLSTGKRNGYPVICAAKQGENCTKDNHLFTIKHGHNPKIVLQRLLGIFEGQSSTVLYQNSGKQLYVEMQNVFDKAPLVEVED; translated from the coding sequence ATGCAGCGCAATTTTATTCTAAATATCGGACTCTCCACATTAACCACAATTTTGGTTTTTACTAACAACATCTCCCCAACATTTAGTCAGATGATAATCGGTAATTTAGCAGATACATCAACCCAAGAAAAAGCCGAAAATTCTCAACAGGATGCAGTTAAATTCTTGTGTAAAGAAATCTTCGATCCAGCCAGCGAATCAAATATTCCTGCAACAGTAGCTTGGGTACCCAAACGTAACGGGCATGTACGTTTAATTGGCTGGAAATCTGAATATTTTTCAAGTTGGAGTCCGGAAAAACGTTGTGCATCGGTAACAAAAAACTTTCAGAAATATTATGACGAAGGTAGATTAGATTATTTATCAACAGGAAAACGTAACGGATATCCAGTTATTTGTGCAGCCAAACAAGGAGAAAACTGTACTAAAGATAATCACTTGTTTACCATTAAACACGGTCATAATCCCAAGATAGTTTTACAAAGACTTTTAGGGATATTTGAAGGACAATCATCAACAGTTCTTTATCAAAATTCCGGTAAGCAATTGTATGTTGAAATGCAGAATGTTTTTGATAAAGCACCTTTGGTAGAGGTTGAGGATTAG